The window GTACCCCTCACCCCTTTAAAGTGTGAGGCCAGAAATCTGGATCCTTATGCATCCTTATCAGAACAAACCAGTTGAACCATTCTGACGGGCATAAACGCACTGTCAGCATAATTAAATCAGACAGGCATCACTACATTTGTCCTGAAGGACATTTTTGTGCCAGTGAAAGTACAGgtaggaaacacaggaagtaaaagtgtgtttctgttataAAGTTCTATAGGAAGTCAGCGCCGTTATAAAGACGTCGTTATTGAGCTATTAAATAACGCCGCTCCTAACTGCAATCGCGCAAAAGATGCGCGCTCCGGTGGCGTGGCCTAAATTTGTCGCATATCAGGTTGTGGGGACCTTTCAAGTCCTGCCATAGCCTGACCCGCAGGTGCTCACTACGCATGCGCCCTTAAAAACTCTTTAAATACCCCAAGTCATCTGCCACAACAAAACATTCCGCTGTCAGCCAATTCACGGCTCTACACAAGTACTTGCTGGCACGTACAGGCCGATGCAGATACACGCAAAATACTTACTTTTAAACCGGCAACTTCTGCTATTAGCCGCGATCGAGAACCTGCTTGAGTAATATCGAATCTGACCCGGAGTCGTAAAGGCTGTGCGGGGCGAAGTCGGGGGAGAcggacaggaaaaaaaacaaagatggctGTGTAGCCAGAGAGACGAGTCCCAACAGAACTGTGTCTACTCGCGGCTTTAATCACCGACAGGTCCCGCGAGTCCCGTGGACAGTTAGACGGTGCCGGAGCAGGGACGGTAGAAAAGCAGCGGAGCTGGGCCGCTGATGCACATCGTTGTAATCTGCTGTCATTGCGAATAACGGCGTCGAgagcacaacaacagctgagagGCGCCTgagttgtttttgttctgcctGGGCAAAGGGAAAGGACTGCTGTGTTTTGTCAACGTAGCTAGCCGCATAGTCTGCTAGCCGCACTGTAAGTCAACTAACTAGTCAACCTTTGATTTAGTCATCGTTAAAATTTGCACATGATCTCGTTATTACGCAGTCATTGGCGTGTTAAAAAGCAAGTTCGTAAGTGTAGGGTGGCATTAATAATAAGTTAGCCTTCCTGACAGGCTGCTGCCGTAGCGTTAgcctagctaacgttagctagctgtCAGCTGACCGTTAGCTCGACAAGTTGTAGGCTAGTTTTGAGCTAACCTGCTAATATTTTAGGCTCAGCCTGGTCGCGGCAGGTTCATCGCAGACATTTTTAGACCGTCATCGCCATGTCTTCACTGGAAGAGAGGGACGTGGGCGTTGCGGCCGCCCCTGGCTCCTCCTCGGCCGGCCTGGGGGTCGGGGCCGTGGGGGCAGCGGTGGAGGCTGTCGCCGGGGTCGCGGCCATGCAGGAGGAGGTCGGGATACGCCGCGAAGGGCCCGAGCCAGATCCGGACGAGCCACCCAAGAAGAGGGTGAAAGTCCCTGAGGGAGAGTCagggaagctggaggagagactGTACTCAGTGCTGTGCTGCACCGTGTGCCTAGACTTGCCCAAGGCGTCTGTATACCAGGTAAACGTGGTGTCAATCACAAACCTTCCCCTCATACCTCCCAGATGTACCGTCAAACAGCAGCCAGCCAGCCGGGCGTCATTCTAGACATCCGCCTGTCCCAACCCCAGCATCAACCTGTTGAATGTGCTGGCGAGCTGCTCATATTTTTGTGATACTAGAGCCACCACAGGCCCAAGTGTTTTCATTGAAAATGGAGCCACGACACACCCAAGCCGGGTGCACAGCTGTGTTGGCTTGTGTTTATGACATTATACTGTGAGTTTTCCCCAAATAGCCCAATAGTAAACTCCCCCCTGAGCCCCCACCTGAACTCAAAGCTCCAGAATTCAACAATGatctccatctctgcttttCAAAGCACGATAAGCTCCTTCAGGTCCCGGAACGGTTCTCTTTTCAATGTTAGGCGATCACATTTCTAATGAATCATTGTGTGGTTAATGTTAAACATTAACACAccctgctgtgtgaaaataagtAGTCATGTTTTCACCCATAACGCAACATACAGGTAGATGCATAATGATCCATGGCCAGCAAAATTATGCCTGTGAAGATTTATATAACACcattttttcattattaatgtaGAAATTCAAAACATTGAAAGTTCTCTATTAAagttcctagttatattttgtAATAGTTGCATCATCAATGTTTTCTTAATCTTTGGGCATTTATAAGGTTTAATGTGAGGAACAGTATTAGTTGAGTTCCTCCTGGTTGTCTCcaaagatctttttttttacttctcttTCAGTGTTAAAATATACCACGGGTTCGTAAACATAAGCCTTTCCCAGTTTGCACCATTTGGTCCTTTCTACCATTTTAACTTTCATTTAAGCTCATCAGTAACTTTGGTTTACTCACCTGTTAACCATTTTGCCCACAGTGTACCAATGGACATTTGATGTGTGCGGGCTGCTTTATCCACCTCTTGGCTGATTCTCGTCTCAAAGAGGAGCAGGCAACGTGTCCCAACTGCAGGTAGACCATTGTCCACAGAGCGTTCCCAACAATGTACATAGAAATACGAGCAAAGTCAGAATGCGCTAACTACCTAAATAACTGTTTGTGGTTATAGGTGGATGTTATGTGGAGCTTTACTTTGATTTTGTTTGATGTTAAAATTatattgtgttttcatgtatatTTATTTGACACAGCAGTTCTTAGCTTGGTTTATCACAACTGTTAAAATTCTCATTTTAGTTTTGTCAATTTAAAGTGATGTAAGATATTTATTTAAggtttcatttttgtttgtcAATGCTATTTAGAAGAATAATTTTATGTAATTATTCACTAAAAAGGCTGCCTTATAAATCTGCATTGTACAGTATACACTATATTGAAAATAATATCATTAATTCATAACTTTTCCCCTGCCAGACAGCTGCCTACAGTTTTGGCTGTTCACAAACTTGTATGAGCATATTGTACATACCTTTAAAACTAATGTATATATAAAGCGCTGCACTGAGGTATGATTCatggttttctgtctgtgtagGTGTGAGATCAGCAAGAACCTATGCTGTAGGAACCTCGCGGTGGAGAAGGCTGTCAGTGAGCTGCCGACAGAATGTACCTTCTGCTTAAAACAGTTCCCCCGCTCCAGCTTAGAGAGACACCAGAAAGAAGAGTGCCAAGACAGGTATATGCCAGATACACACACTACCACCCTAACTACTGAAGGCGAGAAAAGTCTCTCAAACACTGACTCCAACCACAAATGTTCTAAAACTATtgctaaagaaaaacaagaggaaatggaaaaatCGATGCTGTGCTTTTGTTTAAAACAACCGACTGAATCAACGGTTATTATTCGATGTAtgtgggagggtgtgtgtgtgtgtgtgcgcgtgtggtaTACTTAGTCCACTTGAATTAGCATGTATGAAATCCTATGGGGTTGTTGCCATAGCGACAGGCGACCTCAGGACATTAGTATCCGTGCTtgtgttgccatgacaacagccAAGGCAGACACCAGGTGTTCAGGGTCAGGTCAGACAGAAGGATCTGACAGGTTCCCGAGATAAAAGTGAGGCTGTGATCTTCAGGAGTGACACACATGGGAACAGTTTGTAGCTTTACATTCGACGAGGGCAGAGGGTGACACGTGCCTCAAGGCGAATGTGTGATGTTGGAGAATGTATTGAGTTAATACTGTTGATTACAGGTAGTTTACTTTAGTTAAAAATTACACAAGTTGAATTAAATCAATGTTGAAGGTTTTAATTTTATTCCACAACCATTCACATCATTAACACCTTAATTTACTTTAAAAACTGAGCAGGTACCCGTTGAAAGCACCTCTGTCAGAATGTAAGTGATATCAattggtgtgtttttttcctcttgctTGGCTCTCAGTGAAGACTTATCATTAGTACAGTATTAATTAGCTTCAGTTCATGCCAGGTTAATAAGTACCTTTTGATATTATTACTGCTTCACACTCAATGCAAAAGAGTAACATGTATTCATCAGAAAGTGCTTCGATGAAGGCTCTAATTTATTCAAAGCTACCTCTTACCTTCACAGAGTGTGTTGTTTTAACTCACCTTGCCATTATGTTGCCAGGGTGACACAATGTAAGTACAAGAGGATCGGCTGTCCTTGGCAGGGTCCCTTCCACGAGCTCCCAGCACACGAGAGCGAGTGCTCCCACCCCACTAAGACGGGAACGGAGCTGATGGGAATACTGGGGGAGATGGACCAGAATCACCACAGAGACATGCAGCTGTACAACAGCATCTTTAGCCTGCTGTGCTACGAGAAGATCGGCTTCACAGGTGCATACAATGAACATTAGTGGATGTTACTTTGAAACTTTTGCTTTCACATCTCATCCTGTTTCAAAACTTCCCAATGTGTGTCCACCCAGAGGTGCAGTTCAGGCCGTACCGCACTGATGACTTCATCACTCGCCTGTACTATGAAACGCCACGCTTCACTGTTCTCAACCAGACGTGGGTGCTAAAGGCCCGCGTTAATGACTCTGAACGCAACCCCAACCTCTCCTGCAAGCGCACCCTCTCCTTCCAGCTCATCCTCAAGAGCAAGGTGTTTATCTTTAAAGTTTTTCAGAGCTTTTAAACTTGAATTTGGGCAATGCTGTTCAGCAGTTTCCAAAAGCTTGGAACTGTTCTGAAAGCGGTCCTATAATACTGACATCCAGCCTGCTATAGTCCTCAAAGCTAACACAGTGTCTGTGCATGCGCAGGTGAACTCTTCCCTGGAGtgctccttcctgctgttgAAGGGTCCGTACGACGATGTGCGGATCAAGCCGGTCATCCATCACCACTCCTTCAGCAATGACGCTAATGAGACAGATTACGTCCCTCTCCCCATCTCTGATTCTGTGGAGTGCAACAAACTGCTGGCTGCCAAAAACATCAACCTGCGCCTGTTCATCTTCCAAGTCCAAAAGtaaggaggaagaagaataagaggaggaggaggagaaggaggaggaggagcacgaaGGATTGGGGTGATGCAAGCTGTGGgggaaagaagagagaggatgCGATGAAGATTAAAAAGACACCACTGAACCACTGATACCTCTtaactcaacacacacacacacacacacacacacacacacacacacacacacacacatacacacaaaatataaatattcacACGCCACTAATTACACTTACCTCTTTTTACAAGATAGTGAGACCCCTTGCTGGGGAGTTGTGAGTTGCTATGGAGATGGGTGGGCATTTCTATGGGATAGAGGGGTGGGGGTTCCTCTGAGATGGTTGGTGTGTACGTGCAGTGGCTCTTTTAAGGTCAGGATGTGCCTGACCACTCACCCTGACACCTACAGCCAAAGGTAGCACACATGCCGACCAAAGCaggatttgcatttgttttgtgtgtgtgcgtgcgtgcgtgcgtgcgtgcttgcgtgtgtgtgactgagttACTCGATGGACCCTGGGGTGCAGCCCAAAGTCTGCttgcatgttttaaatgtcCCAAAGACAATGTGATAATGTGAAAATAGAGCAACTGACTCTACTGAGCTGTTCTTCGGACATGTGGATGAATGTCGAGAGAAcgattgtgtatgtgtgtgtaaaaagtgTTTGTTCCCTTTCCCCTCCCTTTATTCACTTAAGGCCCAATTCCCACCAACcattcatttttgttttagCAAATATTGCCCCTCAGACATTGTCAGAGCAGACAAAAGGCGACATCCCCCCATTTAACCCCCTTTTACCTTTCACCAAGAGGAGAGATGGCCTGGCTGCAtgcatattttatttctttgactTATTCCTGCAGCTGTGGTTATATTTAACCTTCAACACTAATACTATTTTTATTTCTCTTAACCCTCTCTTAATATTTAAGTACCTGTGaactttttattttccttttagtttggttttagcatgtgaacagctgcctgtgtgagtgcgtgtggaTAGATATTCTAGTCAATGTCTCCTGCTGTGCACCACAATACAACTCATAGACCACAGGACCAGCAGATATCAAAAAGCCAAAGCCCCACAGTTGCTTTTTTAGTTGCAGGAATATCTTTAGGTGTCCATTAATAGTCACTGAACTGAAgttcaaagtttttttttaagtaactTGTTTGTCATTGAAAagcaaaaatatatttaatttaaaaatgatttttttcagTTTGGAAGCCAGAAAATATGGAGCATTTTGCTTCAAATGTTTCCAAAATCAAAGTCTTTATTAGAATAGTTGCTGATGATTTTACTTTTGATTCACTCATTGATTGAAAACATTTTTagataaaatatattttgaCACAATGTTGGCAAATAAAAGCTTAGCTTCAACAGAAGAACCAAAACTAACTGACGTACAGTGAAACCTGGGGCTGATTGCATTCTAGGTCTTATATACCAATAATTGAATTTGATGGGAACTTGCAGACAACAGGAGACCAGCAGTAAATCGTTGCTCTCAAACAGGCTGATCCGGCCACAGGGACGAGTCTGCAGCAGCCAGGGGATCAAACACAAACGGCGAGCACAGATCTGGACCCGTGTGCTCCAAGCTCAACAGCCCCCTGGAGAAGACTTTACTAGAAGACAAGGCTTTGGCTGGTGATGAGTTGTgtgggcgtgtgcgtgtgcgtgtgtgtggcaggggTGGGGGCGGGCGGTTTTACCTTACCACAGCGATGTATTAGTGTTAGACTTacttgaagaagaagaagaagatgatgttACTTAAGTAGATTCTACTGTAAAGCAGATAGATCTCTCTCCTCCTGACCTCTACTTCCTGTACTTGTGTTTTAATGCTTCGTCTCTATGACAGTGGCTCACTCATCTCACTATGGCTGTACATGTGCCTTTTATTAAAGATCATGGAACCTGCACTGCTGCTCACGTTTTTGTGTGGAGCGTGTCTGAATGCACAAGGGGCAAAAATAGAGCTGGCTTTGTGAAACGGTGATCATATGAATTATGCATGTGGTACTGCAGTTATGAAATATAAATTTACTTTTAAAGCTTTGTGTGGATGATGGAGATGGTTCATTGAATGTGATGAGAAGAAAGTGCAAAGTGACTTACCCAGCACCTGAACAATAACATGAATCCACTTATTAGGTACATGGTGTATGTCTGTAAAGACTTAGATTGGATCCGCATTAGTTGGATATTCATCTGTGCCTGTCACAGCAGAGGAAGTACGTGTAAGTAATGACTGCCATGATGTCATCATTAACGCTATTTTTTACATATTATGAAATCTATGAAAAACGGTTTATTTTTTCTTACATATTATGAAATCTATGAACAAAGGAAACAAGGATCAATAATCAAATTTACATTTTAGCATCTGGGAGCAATTTGTGCACTCATTATTAAAATGAGCATGTTAACTAGTAATGCTGACCACAAATGTGAGCACGTTTCGAGTCAGAAAACCAAAGGGAGGTTGAGTTAACTGGTGGTGGAAGTGAACGTCCAGCCGTGCACTGAGGGCATTTGAGCAGGAAGGGGCAGAGAAGCGTCAACGCTCCACTGAGTTTGCAGACTATTGTAGCTGCAAATGTTCTTTGCTATTTATATAACTTATTGTCACGTTGACTTGAAGTGTAAAAGGCGGAATAACAGCTCTTTCCCGTCAAACGACTCCAAACTTTCACTCCGAGAGCGTTTCAGCTCCCTGATAAATTAAAGATTCTATAATAAACCATACTAATGCGCGAGTCTCCCACTAGTTTCTCAGTCATTAAGCCAGTGACATTCATCTCCCAGTTATGACCTTAGTGGTAAATTAACAACTCGGCGCAGGCATCGTGACAGCTATCCATATTTCATGTGTGTGAACAGAGTATCCTCCAGTAATGCACTTTATTTTCTGATGTGTGTACCGCTGCACTCACGCCCATTAGCATCATCATTACCATCGGAGGAAAGGAAGGGAAAGGATGATGTGACCTTGTCAGTCTACTTTATTTGCTTCACACAGTGTATTTCCTTAAAACacaatatataatttaatatcAATATAAAACTCCATTTGTGTATATAAATTATGCATTCAATACAGCAGCTCTGATATATACTATTAAGCTTTGGTACAGTGGTACATTTATGTGTGCGAGTggctctgtgttgtgtgtgtacatgctaGTGATGGTGTGGAACTGGGCCCTGTGGCCGTCATCAGGAAGAAACTGGGCGTATGTGTGAGGAGGTGACTGAGTGTGAAAACAAAGGTGTTTATGTTCAGTACGTGTGCGCACGCATGTGAGTTCACACAGGAACCGCACTATCATCACTTCATCCATCGAGGCAGCGTCAGTACGGCGCGCTCCAGGCCGAGGCGCTGAGGCCGGTGCAGCTGGAAGGatggcagctgctgtggtggGAAGGCGGGGGCACCATGCAGCAGAAAGCCGCCTCCCCACCCACTCCAGTCACAACTTTACTCGAGGGGTAGGCCACGGGGGCGCCGCCCtgcagagagaagacagaggagctACCACCACATGCACTTAACTGCTCCACGTTTCCTTCAGGGGCCGAGCATTTTGTTTGGCGCAGAGTGAGACCTTTGGGTGCTCCGTGTTTACCTG is drawn from Betta splendens chromosome 11, fBetSpl5.4, whole genome shotgun sequence and contains these coding sequences:
- the zftraf1 gene encoding zinc finger TRAF-type-containing protein 1 — translated: MSSLEERDVGVAAAPGSSSAGLGVGAVGAAVEAVAGVAAMQEEVGIRREGPEPDPDEPPKKRVKVPEGESGKLEERLYSVLCCTVCLDLPKASVYQCTNGHLMCAGCFIHLLADSRLKEEQATCPNCRCEISKNLCCRNLAVEKAVSELPTECTFCLKQFPRSSLERHQKEECQDRVTQCKYKRIGCPWQGPFHELPAHESECSHPTKTGTELMGILGEMDQNHHRDMQLYNSIFSLLCYEKIGFTEVQFRPYRTDDFITRLYYETPRFTVLNQTWVLKARVNDSERNPNLSCKRTLSFQLILKSKVNSSLECSFLLLKGPYDDVRIKPVIHHHSFSNDANETDYVPLPISDSVECNKLLAAKNINLRLFIFQVQK